Proteins from a genomic interval of Medicago truncatula cultivar Jemalong A17 chromosome 3, MtrunA17r5.0-ANR, whole genome shotgun sequence:
- the LOC11437378 gene encoding probable cytokinin riboside 5'-monophosphate phosphoribohydrolase LOGL10, with product MEIEQQLSMIKSRFKRICVYCGSTPGKNPSYQIAAIQLGKQLVERNIDLVYGGGSIGLMGRISQVVYDGGRHVLGVIPKTLMLREITGETVGEVRAVSDMHQRKAEMARQADAFIALPGGYGTLEELLEIITWAQLGIHDKPVGLLNVDGYYNSLLAFMDKAVDEGFVTPAARHIIVSAHTAQDLMCKLEEYVPKHCGVAPKLSWEMEQQLVNTAKLDISR from the exons ATGGAAATTGAACAACAACTATCAATGATCAAGTCTAGGTTCAAACGCATCTGTGTTTATTGTGGTAGCACCCCTGGAAAAAACCCGAGCTACCAAATTGCTGCTATTCAACTTGGAAAACAACTG GTGGAAAGAAACATTGACTTGGTATATGGAGGAGGAAGCATAGGATTGATGGGTCGTATCTCACAAGTTGTCTATGATGGTGGACGCCACGTCTTAGG AGTCATTCCAAAGACACTTATGCTAAGAGAG ATAACTGGAGAAACAGTGGGAGAAGTAAGAGCTGTATCGGACATGCACCAACGCAAAGCCGAAATGGCTCGACAAGCTGATGCATTTATTGCCTTACCAG GTGGATATGGCACCCTCGAAGAACTTTTGGAAATTATTACCTGGGCTCAACTAGGTATCCATGATAAACCG GTGGGGCTGTTGAACGTGGATGGTTACTACAATTCACTACTGGCATTCATGGACAAAGCTGTGGATGAAGGTTTTGTAACACCAGCTGCCCGTCACATTATTGTATCTGCCCACACTGCCCAAGACCTCATGTGCAAACTTGAG GAATATGTTCCAAAACACTGTGGTGTGGCTCCAAAGCTAAGCTGGGAAATGGAGCAACAGTTAGTCAACACAGCAAAGTTAGATATTTCTCGTTGA